From Ailuropoda melanoleuca isolate Jingjing chromosome 8, ASM200744v2, whole genome shotgun sequence, a single genomic window includes:
- the PCP4L1 gene encoding Purkinje cell protein 4-like protein 1 → MSELNTKTSPATNQAPGPEEKGKAGSAKKAEEEEEIDIDLTAPETEKAALAIQGKFRRFQKRKKDPSS, encoded by the exons cttaATACCAAAACATCCCCAGCAACCAACCAGGCACCTGGCCCAGAGGAAAAGG GGAAAGCCGGCAGTGCCAAGAaggctgaggaagaggaggagattgACATTGATTTGACGGCGCCGGAAACAGAGAAGGCTGCCCTTGCTATTCAGGGCAAGTTCCGGAgattccagaaaaggaaaaaggatccTAGCTCCTGA